The sequence AGTCCACGTGACCCGGGGTATCAATGATATTGACGCGGTGGTCCTTCCAGAAACAGGTCGTCGCGGCGCTCGTGATCGTGATGCCGCGCTCCTTCTCCTGCTCCATCCAGTCCATCGTGGCGGCGCCGTCATGGACTTCGCCGATCTTGTGGCTGATGCCGGTGTAATAGAGAATCCGCTCGGTAGTCGTCGTCTTACCGGCATCAATGTGAGCCATGATGCCGATGTTACGATAGCGGTCGATGGGGTTGCTGCGGGCCACGTTGAGAATCTCCTACCAACGATAGTGGGCGAAAGCCTTGTTGGCTTCGGCCATGCGATGGGTTTCTTCGCGCTTGCGCACCGCGCCGCCGCGACCCATGGAAGCTTCCAGTAGTTCAGCAGCAAGCTTTTCACGCATGCTGCGGCCCGAACGATCGCGCGAGTTGTCGATGATCCAGCGCATTGCCAGCGCCTGACGGCGGTCCTGGCTCACCTCGACGGGCACCTGGTAGTTGGCACCACCGACACGGCGGCTCTTGACCTCGACGTTGGGCTTGACCTGCTCCATCGCCTTGCGGAACACGTCCAACGGGTCGGCACTCGACTTCTCGGCAACGATATCGAGCGCGTCGTAGACAATCGTCTCAGCCGTGCTCTTCTTGCCGTGAAGCATCACATTGTTGATGAACTTGGCCACCAACGGGCTGTGAAACTTCGGATCGGGAAGGATTTCCCGCTTTTCTGCCTTGCTCTTGCGTGACATCTCGGAGCTACCTCTCGCGTTACTTCGGGCGCTTCACGCCATACTTGGAGCGCGCCTGCTTGCGGTTTGCGACGCCGACGGTATCGAGCGTGCCGCGAACAATGTGATAGCGGACGCCCGGAAGGTCCTTCACACGACCGCCGCGGATCAGCACGACCGAGTGCTCCTGCAGGTTGTGACCCACACCCGGGATATAGGATGTGACCTCAAACTTGTTGGTCAGGCGCACACGAGCGACCTTGCGAAGGGCCGAATTGGGCTTCTTCGGGGTCGTGGTATAGACACGCGTGCAGACCCCACGACGCTGCGGACAGCTTGCGAGGGCCGGCGACTTCGTGCGGGTCTTCTGACGGTTGCGTCCTTTGCGGACGAGCTGATTAATCGTTGGCATGGCGCAATCACGCTCCCTGCAATCGTTCCGTAGTGGCCGGGTAGTATTCTCGAAGAACTTGCCTGGCCGAATTCCGAAAAACTCTTATATTTCCTTCGAGTTAGGCCCCAAATTGGCCCTGGTACCCGGGAAGGTGCTGCTTTATAGACGCCGCCCCGGGGCATGTCAAGCACCCGGAGCGGCGTTTTTGTGTCTCTGGACAGGTTTTCAGGCTCAGGCGCTCTCGCCCGCCACCTCGCCTACCGCCGTGGGCTCCAAATTGGGGTCCACAAGCTCAATTTCCAGGTCCTTGTACTTGGC is a genomic window of Chrysiogenia bacterium containing:
- the rpsL gene encoding 30S ribosomal protein S12; this encodes MPTINQLVRKGRNRQKTRTKSPALASCPQRRGVCTRVYTTTPKKPNSALRKVARVRLTNKFEVTSYIPGVGHNLQEHSVVLIRGGRVKDLPGVRYHIVRGTLDTVGVANRKQARSKYGVKRPK
- the rpsG gene encoding 30S ribosomal protein S7, producing MSRKSKAEKREILPDPKFHSPLVAKFINNVMLHGKKSTAETIVYDALDIVAEKSSADPLDVFRKAMEQVKPNVEVKSRRVGGANYQVPVEVSQDRRQALAMRWIIDNSRDRSGRSMREKLAAELLEASMGRGGAVRKREETHRMAEANKAFAHYRW